From Saprospiraceae bacterium, one genomic window encodes:
- a CDS encoding triose-phosphate isomerase yields the protein MDQNVLCGIIEWLNLASLFPDLYHNLDYSYTFEPNFIVSMSFNRPLIIANWKMNVLPSEAKQLVDDILSGTLNLYKFAVAPPFTHLAFLDTLNQQMVYLAAQDCHEELFGAFTSEISVPMLADLGVKFIIVGHSEKRNSNPLENNRINTKLQTILSHGLFPVYCCGEPFKMREAGEHLDFIKSQLDKDLLDLKEFSPQNLTIAYEPIWAIGTGITASAQQISEMHHFIHSWLKMNFGKDIAEQINILYGGSVKAINAKEIAMIPFVHGALVGGASLNAHEFSQIIKGFYSISQSNPLDA from the coding sequence ATGGATCAGAATGTACTTTGTGGGATTATTGAATGGTTAAATCTGGCAAGCCTCTTCCCGGATCTTTATCACAATTTGGATTATTCTTATACTTTTGAACCAAATTTCATCGTTTCAATGTCTTTCAATCGTCCTTTGATTATTGCAAATTGGAAAATGAACGTTTTGCCGTCAGAAGCAAAGCAGCTGGTTGACGACATCTTGTCCGGTACATTGAATTTGTACAAATTTGCCGTAGCGCCACCTTTCACCCATTTGGCCTTTTTGGACACTTTGAATCAGCAAATGGTATACCTGGCAGCTCAGGATTGCCATGAGGAGTTATTTGGAGCTTTTACCTCAGAAATATCAGTGCCCATGTTGGCAGACCTGGGTGTAAAATTTATTATTGTAGGCCACAGTGAAAAAAGGAATTCTAATCCATTGGAAAACAATCGAATAAACACAAAGCTTCAAACAATTTTGAGCCACGGTTTATTCCCGGTGTACTGTTGTGGTGAGCCATTCAAAATGAGGGAAGCGGGCGAACACCTGGATTTTATCAAGAGCCAACTGGATAAAGATTTATTAGATTTGAAAGAATTTTCGCCCCAAAATCTCACCATTGCTTATGAGCCGATTTGGGCCATAGGTACCGGGATAACTGCTTCAGCGCAACAGATCAGTGAAATGCACCATTTTATCCATTCTTGGTTGAAAATGAATTTTGGAAAAGACATTGCTGAGCAGATAAACATCTTGTATGGAGGAAGTGTAAAAGCAATAAATGCCAAGGAAATAGCCATGATACCATTCGTTCATGGTGCTTTGGTGGGTGGGGCAAGCCTGAATGCCCATGAGTTTTCTCAAATCATTAAAGGATTTTATAGCATCAGCCAAAGTAATCCATTGGATGCGTAA
- the coaBC gene encoding bifunctional phosphopantothenoylcysteine decarboxylase/phosphopantothenate--cysteine ligase CoaBC — MSALSQKKIVLGICGSIAAYKSLLILRQLVKSGAEVEVIMTEAAADFVGPLSYSTLSGKPVLTHIHSESDWNNHVHLGLWADLLIVAPATAQTIAKFANGMVDNLLTAVFLSARCPVMIAPAMDVDMWYHAATQRNIKFLESIGVRIIPVEEGLLASGLSGAGRLAEPENILNLVHSFFQVQQSMNGRKVLITAGPTQEPIDPVRFISNYSSGKMGVRIAEICLERGAEVHLILGPSNENIPVHKHLNLMRVKTAEEMFDAVKSMYMDMTDFILAAAVADYRPLDSSAQKIKKTDELLQLTLTKTPDIAMFVGAHKSPNQKLVGFALETNDFLANARAKLHKKNMDMIVLNSTGEQGVGFGYDTNRIEILDQKGGHVIFDKKSKKEVAADIVNALLLL, encoded by the coding sequence ATGTCGGCTTTATCCCAAAAAAAAATTGTCCTTGGGATTTGCGGTAGCATTGCTGCCTACAAGTCCCTTTTAATTTTGAGACAGTTGGTTAAATCTGGAGCTGAAGTCGAAGTAATAATGACTGAAGCTGCTGCAGATTTCGTAGGGCCATTGAGCTATTCAACCTTGTCTGGAAAACCAGTATTAACACATATACACTCTGAGTCAGATTGGAACAATCACGTCCACCTGGGTTTATGGGCTGATTTACTAATTGTTGCTCCTGCAACTGCTCAAACCATCGCAAAGTTTGCAAATGGGATGGTAGACAATTTGTTGACTGCTGTTTTTTTATCGGCCAGATGCCCTGTCATGATAGCCCCTGCCATGGATGTTGACATGTGGTATCATGCTGCCACACAGAGAAATATAAAATTTCTGGAATCAATAGGAGTCAGGATAATTCCTGTCGAAGAAGGACTTTTGGCCAGTGGTTTATCTGGGGCAGGGCGATTGGCAGAACCTGAAAATATTTTAAATTTGGTGCATTCTTTTTTCCAGGTTCAGCAATCCATGAATGGAAGAAAGGTTTTGATTACTGCTGGTCCCACCCAGGAGCCTATCGATCCGGTCAGATTTATTAGCAACTATTCATCCGGAAAAATGGGAGTCAGAATTGCGGAAATATGTCTCGAGAGAGGGGCTGAAGTGCATCTGATTCTTGGTCCTAGCAATGAAAACATTCCGGTGCATAAGCATCTAAATTTGATGAGAGTTAAAACTGCTGAAGAAATGTTCGATGCAGTCAAGTCAATGTACATGGATATGACAGATTTTATTTTGGCAGCCGCAGTAGCTGATTATAGACCATTGGATAGTTCTGCTCAAAAAATTAAGAAAACAGACGAACTTCTTCAGTTGACCCTAACAAAAACACCTGATATAGCAATGTTTGTGGGAGCGCACAAAAGTCCCAACCAGAAATTGGTGGGATTTGCCCTTGAGACCAATGATTTTTTGGCCAATGCCAGGGCAAAATTACACAAGAAAAATATGGACATGATCGTTCTTAATTCGACAGGCGAGCAAGGTGTTGGCTTTGGATATGATACCAATAGAATTGAGATTTTGGATCAAAAGGGAGGCCACGTGATTTTTGATAAAAAATCGAAAAAAGAAGTTGCAGCCGATATTGTAAATGCTTTATTACTTTTGTGA
- a CDS encoding DUF4835 family protein — MTLSNYFILLFCIFVFQRNDLVSQELNIGVKVIGNAANLTDRKTFEQLENMVKEFLNDQRWTNDKYEPHERIRANLQISIKQDKGNNELVCDLTIQSFRPVFKSSYETMLVQFTEKDVPILFDPFRPMENNREVFTDNLSAVMTFYAYMILALDYDSYSLEGGEPYLNILQNMLINLPSNAKSYDPSWTSNTGKKNSRFFLFENLNNPRMKPFRRAFYEYHRLGLDQSSVDMNLVRRDLVSALKAIAQTDQTYPNTFLMQSFINAKRPEIIEIFKQGTGIEKQEVHNAMTSIDPSNASSYDQIKS; from the coding sequence ATGACTCTAAGCAATTATTTTATTCTATTGTTCTGCATTTTTGTTTTTCAAAGAAACGATCTGGTTTCGCAGGAACTCAACATCGGAGTAAAAGTGATCGGTAACGCTGCAAATTTGACAGATCGCAAGACCTTTGAACAATTAGAAAATATGGTGAAAGAGTTTTTAAACGATCAAAGGTGGACCAACGATAAATATGAGCCACACGAACGAATAAGAGCCAATTTACAAATTTCCATTAAACAAGACAAAGGAAACAATGAACTTGTTTGTGATTTGACCATCCAATCTTTCAGACCGGTTTTTAAATCAAGCTATGAGACAATGTTGGTCCAATTTACCGAAAAGGATGTCCCTATACTTTTTGATCCATTTAGACCTATGGAGAACAATAGGGAAGTGTTTACGGATAATTTGTCCGCTGTGATGACATTCTATGCCTACATGATACTTGCATTGGATTACGATAGTTATAGTTTAGAAGGTGGCGAGCCCTATCTGAACATCCTTCAGAACATGCTAATCAATCTTCCATCCAACGCCAAAAGTTACGATCCGAGTTGGACTTCAAACACTGGTAAAAAAAACAGTAGATTTTTTTTATTTGAGAATCTTAATAATCCTAGAATGAAACCCTTTAGAAGGGCATTTTATGAGTACCACCGATTGGGGCTTGATCAGTCATCCGTAGACATGAACTTGGTAAGAAGGGACTTAGTAAGTGCGCTCAAAGCGATTGCTCAAACAGATCAAACTTATCCCAATACATTTCTGATGCAATCCTTTATTAATGCCAAACGACCTGAAATTATTGAAATATTTAAACAAGGTACAGGTATTGAGAAACAAGAGGTACATAACGCTATGACCAGTATTGACCCTTCAAATGCTTCATCTTACGATCAAATAAAATCCTAA
- the ppk1 gene encoding polyphosphate kinase 1 produces the protein MSLIQPFANNHLIDRDLSWLDFNYRVLQEAKDPSVPLLERLRFLAIYSSNLGEFFRIRVAHHRNIMKLGKKTKSVLDYNPALMLKELYKITNEQLDEFNQIFYDQIIPGLAKENIYLRSHRELNDQQEQFIENYFNENLLPFVQPVLLIKNKVKPFLNNSELYLAVIMRSKEDPSFEPQYAIVKVPSDHLNRFVVLPSQTGAHEVTLLDEVVRFSLKWLFPGFDIQHSYSIKLTRDAELYIEDEYSGDLLEKIKKGLIKRNIGPAARLVYDDAMPKEMLHYFLGLLDIKKTDLTPEGRYHNNFDFFHFPNFKKLHLLNPPIKPLGYPPIDHASDIFSAISKRDHLLYFPYHDYEPVIRFFEEAARDPFITHIKITQYRVDKNSRIMDALMYAAENGKNVFVFIEVKARFDEAANLVWGEKMQKAGIKVRYSFPGLKVHSKTAIITRKKDQETQHFLYLSTGNFHEGTARMYCDYGFFTTDNRLTSEVNRLFGFLENVKLPSTSFKHLLVGQFNLNDDIRSLILFEKNEALAGRKSEIILKMNNLQDSEIIQLLYEASQAGTKIKLIIRSICCLIPGKRNISDNIQGISIIDRFLEHARVYYFHHGGERKVYLSSADFMVRNLHFRIETAFPIYENELKNEILKVLSIQFSDNSKARSLNHRKINQYIQDSKGRKVRSQLNTYKLYKQLFQLQNNQNYEE, from the coding sequence ATGAGCTTAATTCAACCATTCGCGAATAATCATCTGATAGACAGGGACCTTAGTTGGTTGGACTTTAATTATCGCGTGTTACAGGAAGCCAAAGACCCAAGCGTTCCGCTCCTGGAACGATTGAGATTTTTGGCCATTTATTCTTCTAACCTGGGAGAATTTTTCCGGATCCGGGTTGCACATCACCGAAACATCATGAAACTGGGTAAGAAAACCAAAAGTGTTTTGGATTACAATCCAGCCCTGATGTTAAAGGAACTTTACAAGATTACCAATGAGCAATTGGATGAGTTTAATCAAATATTTTATGACCAAATTATACCGGGCCTGGCCAAAGAAAATATTTACCTTAGATCACACAGAGAATTAAATGATCAACAAGAACAATTTATAGAGAACTATTTTAACGAAAACCTTTTGCCATTTGTCCAACCCGTTTTACTCATAAAAAACAAGGTAAAACCATTCTTGAATAATTCTGAATTGTATCTGGCTGTCATCATGCGCAGTAAAGAAGATCCAAGTTTTGAACCTCAGTACGCTATTGTAAAAGTACCTTCAGATCATTTAAACAGATTCGTTGTATTGCCTTCACAAACCGGAGCACATGAAGTCACCTTATTGGATGAAGTGGTCAGATTCTCACTAAAATGGCTATTCCCGGGTTTTGACATTCAGCATTCCTATTCCATCAAACTTACCAGAGACGCCGAATTGTACATTGAAGATGAATATTCCGGTGATCTACTGGAAAAAATAAAGAAAGGATTAATTAAACGAAACATCGGGCCTGCAGCCAGATTGGTTTATGATGACGCAATGCCAAAAGAAATGTTACATTATTTCCTTGGTTTATTGGACATCAAGAAAACAGATTTGACCCCGGAAGGAAGATACCACAATAATTTTGATTTTTTCCATTTTCCAAATTTCAAAAAACTTCATTTACTCAATCCACCTATAAAACCACTTGGTTATCCTCCAATCGATCACGCATCTGATATCTTTAGTGCCATTTCAAAAAGAGATCACCTGTTATACTTCCCTTACCATGACTATGAACCGGTCATTCGATTTTTTGAAGAAGCTGCAAGAGATCCATTTATAACGCACATCAAAATCACTCAATACAGGGTGGACAAAAACAGCAGAATAATGGATGCATTGATGTATGCTGCTGAAAACGGCAAAAACGTATTTGTATTTATTGAGGTAAAAGCAAGATTTGATGAAGCAGCCAATCTGGTATGGGGTGAGAAAATGCAAAAAGCAGGCATCAAAGTACGGTATAGCTTTCCGGGTCTGAAAGTGCATTCTAAAACAGCTATCATTACACGAAAAAAAGACCAAGAAACACAACATTTCCTCTATCTTAGTACAGGAAACTTTCACGAAGGGACTGCAAGAATGTATTGCGATTATGGGTTTTTTACCACAGATAACCGTCTAACCAGTGAAGTAAATCGATTGTTCGGTTTCTTAGAAAATGTCAAGCTCCCAAGTACTTCCTTCAAACATCTTTTGGTTGGACAGTTTAACCTCAACGACGATATTAGATCACTTATATTGTTTGAAAAAAATGAAGCACTTGCAGGAAGAAAATCTGAGATTATTTTAAAAATGAACAATCTGCAAGACAGCGAAATTATTCAGCTCCTGTATGAAGCTTCTCAGGCTGGAACTAAAATAAAGTTGATCATTCGGAGTATTTGTTGTCTGATTCCTGGCAAACGGAATATAAGTGATAACATTCAAGGAATTAGTATTATTGACCGATTTCTTGAACATGCCAGGGTATATTATTTCCACCACGGAGGAGAAAGGAAAGTGTATTTATCATCCGCAGATTTTATGGTCAGAAATCTTCATTTTAGAATTGAAACTGCCTTCCCTATCTACGAAAATGAATTAAAAAATGAAATTTTAAAAGTTCTTTCCATTCAATTTAGTGACAACTCTAAGGCCAGAAGTTTAAATCATAGAAAAATCAATCAGTACATTCAGGACTCCAAAGGTCGAAAAGTGCGAAGTCAGCTGAATACTTATAAATTGTACAAGCAGTTGTTTCAATTGCAAAATAATCAGAATTATGAGGAGTAA
- a CDS encoding DNA-directed RNA polymerase subunit omega: MDIKSKVQGISPNVQARDIKGLVTESQNIYETINVISQRANQLAADIKSELLEKLEDFASHSDTIEEVHENKEQIEISKFYEKLPNPVLIAIEEYIAGDIHYEFKKQDGQEGES; the protein is encoded by the coding sequence ATGGATATTAAATCAAAAGTTCAGGGAATCAGTCCAAATGTTCAGGCAAGGGATATTAAGGGCCTGGTCACAGAAAGTCAAAATATTTATGAGACAATCAATGTGATTTCACAAAGGGCGAATCAGTTGGCAGCAGATATTAAATCTGAATTGTTGGAAAAACTGGAAGATTTTGCAAGTCATTCGGACACCATTGAGGAAGTCCATGAAAACAAGGAACAAATTGAAATTTCCAAATTTTATGAAAAGCTACCCAATCCGGTTTTGATCGCCATTGAAGAATATATTGCCGGAGACATCCATTACGAATTTAAAAAACAGGATGGGCAGGAAGGAGAATCTTGA
- a CDS encoding divalent-cation tolerance protein CutA codes for MRSKQSFEIWYFHVPCGNAINAQLIGETAVNSGIAACCNISPIRSIYLWQENLHQDEEILLILKTLASQKKKLTHLILELHDYNTPCILSFKANVNKEYFDWMNSMVKKKRTVDN; via the coding sequence ATGAGGAGTAAGCAATCGTTTGAAATCTGGTATTTCCATGTGCCATGTGGGAATGCAATAAATGCCCAGCTAATTGGTGAGACTGCTGTAAACTCAGGGATTGCTGCATGTTGTAATATTTCTCCGATTCGGAGTATTTACCTCTGGCAGGAAAATTTGCATCAAGACGAAGAAATTTTATTAATACTTAAAACCCTCGCTTCTCAAAAGAAAAAACTAACTCATTTGATCTTAGAATTGCATGATTATAACACTCCGTGCATATTGAGCTTCAAAGCAAATGTAAATAAAGAATACTTCGACTGGATGAATTCAATGGTCAAAAAGAAAAGGACAGTCGATAATTAG
- the bamD gene encoding outer membrane protein assembly factor BamD → MRIGIFLLALVLFQLVSCKSAYEKVRTSGDPVLIHKTANNLFQKKDYQKALPLYESIISNYRGQKEAEEIFYRYAQCQFYLSDYEAASLYFKNFASTFVLSSLKEEAEFMSVYSLYKQSPVYRLDQTPTEKAIEGFQSFVNQYPESSRVEECNKLIDELRAKLEKKTFEQALLYFDLKSYQACLTTLENLLIDFPDTKNEREVRWLAIRASSVWADNSIFEKQKERYLQTIDKCNLFLKKFPSGKMAAEVKEIRNMVIKKSKNKLYDGY, encoded by the coding sequence ATGAGAATAGGAATATTTCTTTTGGCCCTTGTTTTATTTCAATTGGTTTCTTGTAAGTCTGCCTATGAAAAGGTTAGAACAAGTGGAGATCCGGTATTGATCCATAAAACAGCCAATAATTTATTTCAGAAAAAGGATTATCAAAAAGCCCTGCCTTTGTATGAGTCAATCATTTCAAATTACAGGGGGCAGAAAGAGGCTGAGGAGATCTTTTACCGCTATGCACAATGTCAATTTTATTTATCGGATTATGAGGCTGCCAGTTTGTATTTTAAAAATTTTGCAAGCACTTTTGTTTTAAGTTCATTAAAAGAGGAAGCAGAGTTTATGTCTGTTTATTCTTTGTACAAGCAATCCCCTGTTTATCGACTTGATCAGACACCTACTGAGAAAGCCATTGAAGGATTTCAGAGTTTTGTTAATCAGTATCCTGAATCTTCAAGGGTCGAGGAATGCAATAAGCTCATTGATGAGTTAAGGGCAAAGCTTGAGAAAAAAACCTTTGAACAGGCTTTACTTTATTTCGATCTTAAATCTTACCAGGCTTGCTTGACAACTTTGGAAAATTTGCTCATTGATTTTCCGGATACGAAAAATGAAAGAGAAGTGCGATGGCTTGCAATTAGGGCTTCTTCCGTTTGGGCCGACAATAGCATATTTGAAAAACAAAAAGAAAGGTATTTGCAAACCATTGACAAATGCAATCTTTTCTTAAAAAAGTTTCCTTCAGGTAAAATGGCGGCAGAAGTCAAAGAAATAAGAAATATGGTTATTAAAAAATCAAAAAATAAATTATACGATGGATATTAA